A stretch of DNA from Natrinema halophilum:
CGTTCTCGCGTTCTATCACAACTTCCTGTTTGTTCACTCGACCGGACTCTCGTATCTTTACGCCTTCGGCGCGTACGGATTTGGAACGGTGTACGCGCGATACGATGCGGTTATCCGGCGATTGCTCGTGATCGGGACGATCGGCGGGTTCATCGAACTACTCGGCGATTACTTTCTCGTTCGCATCGCGGAGACGCTCGTCTATCCGACAGGCTACCCGTTCCTCTTGCGTTCCCCGGCATACATGCCGTTCGCGTGGGCGATCCTCATCGCGTTCATGGGATACGTTGCGCTGCGGTTTGCAGACCGTTGGGGTTCACTCGCTGCGTACATCGGTCCATCGGCGTTCGCGTTCGTCTCCGAAA
This window harbors:
- a CDS encoding DUF6989 domain-containing protein yields the protein MIDRTLGREAGMRGSGVTRRDLLVGGWMTLTVLAFYHNFLFVHSTGLSYLYAFGAYGFGTVYARYDAVIRRLLVIGTIGGFIELLGDYFLVRIAETLVYPTGYPFLLRSPAYMPFAWAILIAFMGYVALRFADRWGSLAAYIGPSAFAFVSESGYESFASNGGGWVYTTAPLGWIGHAPLFIVIAEALMFATSYYWVRREWLTAGVGIGLTITVSYIVVYYLFALVGSLV